Proteins encoded by one window of Arabidopsis thaliana chromosome 2, partial sequence:
- a CDS encoding uncharacterized protein (unknown protein; Has 30201 Blast hits to 17322 proteins in 780 species: Archae - 12; Bacteria - 1396; Metazoa - 17338; Fungi - 3422; Plants - 5037; Viruses - 0; Other Eukaryotes - 2996 (source: NCBI BLink).), with protein MGSLAAREGERSRGDFEVREKKSVWRKDRWVLVN; from the coding sequence atggGATCGTTGGCTGCGAGAGAAGGCGAGAGGTCTCGGGGAGATTTTGaagtgagagaaaaaaaaagcgtTTGGAGAAAAGATAGATGGGTTTTGGTGAATTAG